One Porphyromonas pogonae genomic region harbors:
- a CDS encoding metal ABC transporter ATP-binding protein codes for MQTKPIIEISDAVIGYKDRIVRQHVDFTVHRSEHWAITGPNGGGKTTLIKTILGLTPLLGGSLRFYDVAGNVCGKPAMGYLPQISRIDHAFPINVAEVIDSGLPGGMPRIERKQRVAHLLQAVSLECKSTAPIGRLSGGQLQRVLLARALASDPEILILDEPMSFLDNTAQTQFSELLEAFRKDEITILMVTHDAIPEDGGFWQRYNLG; via the coding sequence ATGCAGACCAAGCCCATCATTGAAATCAGCGATGCTGTAATAGGCTATAAGGATCGCATTGTCAGGCAGCATGTCGACTTTACTGTGCACAGGTCGGAGCATTGGGCTATTACAGGGCCTAACGGCGGTGGTAAAACGACACTCATCAAAACGATACTGGGGCTTACTCCGCTCTTAGGCGGATCGCTCCGTTTTTATGATGTAGCGGGGAATGTATGTGGCAAACCCGCTATGGGTTATTTGCCGCAGATCAGTCGCATCGATCATGCTTTTCCCATCAATGTAGCCGAGGTGATAGATTCCGGACTGCCTGGAGGCATGCCTCGTATCGAACGGAAGCAACGTGTAGCGCACTTGCTTCAGGCAGTGAGTCTGGAGTGCAAGAGCACTGCTCCTATAGGTCGCCTCAGTGGAGGGCAGCTCCAGCGGGTGTTGCTGGCAAGGGCTTTGGCTTCGGATCCCGAAATACTCATCCTCGACGAACCGATGAGCTTTCTCGATAACACGGCTCAGACACAGTTCTCCGAGTTACTCGAAGCCTTTCGCAAGGATGAGATCACCATCCTTATGGTTACGCACGACGCTATTCCCGAAGACGGGGGATTCTGGCAACGGTATAACCTGGGCTGA
- a CDS encoding metal ABC transporter solute-binding protein, Zn/Mn family, translated as MKHIYFRYFSLLFIGFTLFSCTPAAKRKKQIAVTIEPQKAIIKTIADTLFDVVTLVPKGQSPETYDPSPQEMQQLADCEAYFYIGQLGFEKNWVKRIGEVNAGIKLFDMEPQVGGCTSAPGNNNGTCNSDHKHDDTHICTDPHYWTSISGALELARNTYAALVSLSDPHDSISMKMMERNYNSLVADIDKVGADIKSILSGVTSRSFVIFHPSLTDFAKDFNLTQLVVEQHGKDPNPAQLRDLIDRARHDHVKVVLLQPEFNTDIIRNIAQEINAEIVTINPLDGDWKAQMYHVARSIAHADQAHH; from the coding sequence ATGAAGCATATATACTTCCGGTATTTTTCATTGCTTTTTATCGGATTTACACTCTTTTCATGCACCCCGGCTGCGAAGCGGAAAAAGCAGATTGCAGTGACGATAGAGCCTCAAAAGGCCATCATCAAGACTATTGCCGATACACTCTTTGACGTTGTCACATTGGTGCCCAAAGGGCAGAGCCCAGAGACTTACGATCCCTCCCCACAGGAGATGCAACAACTGGCTGACTGTGAAGCGTATTTTTACATAGGCCAACTCGGGTTTGAAAAGAATTGGGTGAAACGCATAGGCGAGGTGAATGCCGGTATCAAACTATTTGATATGGAACCGCAAGTAGGCGGGTGCACGTCTGCTCCCGGCAATAACAACGGCACATGCAATAGCGATCATAAGCACGACGATACACATATCTGTACTGATCCGCACTACTGGACAAGCATCTCCGGTGCATTGGAACTTGCCCGTAACACCTATGCCGCACTGGTTAGTCTCAGTGATCCCCATGACTCGATATCTATGAAGATGATGGAGCGCAATTATAACTCCCTCGTGGCTGACATCGATAAAGTGGGTGCCGATATCAAGTCTATCTTGAGCGGTGTTACTTCACGCTCCTTTGTGATATTCCACCCGTCGCTTACCGACTTTGCCAAGGACTTCAACCTTACCCAACTGGTAGTGGAGCAACATGGCAAAGACCCTAATCCCGCCCAGCTCAGAGATCTTATAGACCGCGCACGGCACGACCACGTGAAGGTAGTACTGTTGCAACCGGAGTTCAATACGGATATTATCCGAAATATAGCTCAGGAGATCAATGCTGAGATTGTGACAATAAACCCTCTGGACGGTGACTGGAAGGCGCAGATGTATCACGTGGCACGTTCCATAGCTCATGCAGACCAAGCCCATCATTGA